GTGAAATTATTAAAGGAAAGCAGGGACGTTTTCGACAAAACCTACTAGGTAAACGGGTTGATTTTAGTGGGCGATCTGTTATTGTTGTCGGTCCAAATCTAAGAATGGATCAGTGTGGACTTCCAAAGTTGATGGCTTTGGAGCTATTCAAGCCGCATCTTTTGGCAAAACTTGAAGAGAAAGGCTATGCTACGACCCTCAAGCAAGCCAAAAAGATGATAGAAGACAGAGAAAATGTGGTTTGGGAGTGTTTGCAGGAAATTGTAGATGAGTATCCAGTACTATTGAACCGGGCGCCGACACTGCACAAACTCTCTATCCAGGCATTCCATCCTGTTCTTATCGATGGAAAGGCGATCCAGTTGCATCCGCTTGTCTGTTCTGCATTCAACGCAGACTTCGACGGTGACCAGATGGCGGTACACGTTCCTCTTACTGAAGAGGCGATTGCAGAGTGTAAGATCTTGATGCTGAGTTCCATGAACATTTTGCTTCCTGCATCGGGACGTGCGATTGCCGTACCTACACAGGATATGGTTCTGGGAATCTACTATCTATCCAAAGAGAAAGAGGATGCGAAGGGGACACACAAACTTTTTGCTGATATCAACGAAGTAATGACAGCACTAGAATCTGACTATCTCGATCTCAATGCAAAGATACGAACAAAAATCGATAATCAGGTAATCTATACCACAGCAGGCCGTCTTATTATCAAATCTATTTTGCCAGACTTTGTTCCAGTAAATCTTTGGAATAAAGTATTGAAAAAGAAAGATATCGCAAACCTCGTTGATTATGTATTTAAAGAGGGTGGTCCAAAAATTACAGCAGAATTTTTAGACAACCTCAAAGAGCTTGGTTTTAAATACTCTACCGTAACAGGTATCTCTATCAGTGCATACGATATTAAAGTTCCTGATTCGAAAAAGCGACTCATCGAAGAGGCGAAACGAAAAGTAAAAGAGATTCAGCAACAGTTCCAAGCCGGTCTACTTACAGAGCAAGAGCGATACAACAAGATTATCGATATCTGGACAGACACTTCGAACGAAGTGGCAAAAGAGATGATGGAACTGATGAAAAACGATAAAGATGGTTTCAATTCAGTGTACATGATGGCCGATTCTGGTGCACGGGGTAGCTCGGCTCAGATCAGACAGCTCGCCGGTATGCGGGGACTTATGGCAAAACCTGATGGTACTATCATTGAGACGCCTATTATCTCGAACTTTAAAGAGGGTCTCAACGTTCTTGAGTACTTTATCTCTACCCACGGTGCAAGAAAAGGGCTTGCGGATACAGCACTCAAAACTGCAAACGCAGGATACTTGACACGAAAACTTGTAGATGTTGCACAAAACGTGAAGATTACAATGGATGATTGCGGAACGCACGAAGGTGTTGAGATTACCGATATCTCAGTAGGAAACGAGCTTATTGAGCCATTGGAAGACCGAATATTTGGACGTGTTCTAGCCCAAGATATTATGGATCCGATAACAAATGAGATTTTGTTTAGTGAAGGGACACTTCTTGATGAAGAGAAAACGCGAAAGATCATAGAGGCTGGAATCAAGTCTGTAACCATTCGAACGCCGATTACATGTAAAGCAGAGAAAGGTGTATGTGCGAAATGTTACGGTCTCAATATGGCGGAAGGCAAACTGGTAAAACCTGGTGAAGCAGTCGGGATAATTGCTGCCCAATCTATTGGTGAGCCAGGAACGCAGTTGACACTTCGAACCTTCCACGTTGGTGGTACGGCAAGCAGGAGTGCAGAAGAGCGGCAAGTCGTTGCAACTAAAGAGGGCTTTATCCGATACTATAACCTCAAAACATACGAAACGGAAGATGGCAAAATCATCGTAGCCAACAGAAGGAATGCTGCAGTACTTTTGGTTGAGCCAAAAATTAAAGCTCTTTTTAATGGCGAAATTGAAGTGAAACCTATTCATGATGAAGTACTGATCACCCTTTCTAATGGCGAAGAAAAAGTACGGTATAGTTTTAAAAAGAGCGATTTTGCAAGACCAAATGAATTGGCTGGTGTAAGTGGCAAAATAGAAGGGAAACTCTACTTACCTTACGAAAGTGGCACAAAAGTAGAAGCAGGGGAGAGTATTGTTGAAATTATCAAGGAGGGATGGAATATCCCAAATAGGATTCCGTATGCTGCGATACTTAAAGTGAAAGATGGCGCTCCTGTGACTCAAAAAATCGTAAGTGGTGCCAAAGGAGTTGTAAAATATTACAAACTCAAAGGGGACTATCTAGAGCGGTTTGAAGGTGTAAAAGAGGGTGAAAAGATAGAAGAAAAAGGTCTTTTTGCCGTGATTGCCGATGAAGAGGGTAGAGAAGCAGCAAGACACTATATTGCAAGAGGCTCTATAATCGAAGTTGCCGATGACCAGTCTGTAGATAAAGATACTGTAATCGCAATGCCAGCAAAATCCGATAAAACGGTTATTGCAGAGTGGGATCCATACTCTATTCCAATTATTGCTGAAAAAGAGGGCGTTATTACGTTTGAAGATATTATTCCAGGTGTGACAGCAGTTGAGCAGGTGGATGAATTTACCGGCGAAACAAGACTTACCATCAATGAATATATTCCAGCTGAGTATAAACCGGCGATCGTTCTAGCACCAAAAGATGGAAGTGAAATTATCCGATATGTCCTTGATCCAAAAACTGCCATCTATGTGCAAAATGGCCAAGAAGTGAAACTTGCTCAAACGTTGGCAAAAACACCAAAAGCTGCGGCTAAATCAAAAGATATTACCGGGGGTCTTCCAAGAGTGAGTGAACTTTTCGAAGCAAGACGTCCAAAAGATCCGGCAGTTGTAGCGGAGATCGATGGTGTTGTCAGTTTTGGAAAACCAAGCCGCGGAAAACAAAGAATTATCATTACAGCTGATACCGGCCAAACGGTAGAGTATCTGATCGATAAAAATAGACAGATTCTTGTCCATAACGGTGAGTTTGTCCATGCGGGTGAAAGATTAACCGATGGCACCGTGAGTGGACATGATATTCTTAGAACGCTCGGTGAAAAAGCGTTGATGTACTACATGGTAAGCGAAATTCAGCAAGTGTATAGAAGACAAGGGGTGAATATCTCCGATAAACACATTGAGATTATTGTTTCTCAGATGCTTCGACAAGTAAAAATCGTTGATAGCGGAGATACAAAGTTTATTCCTGGTGATCTTGTGAGTAAAAAAGAGTTTAGAAAAGAGAATGAAAAAATATTAAGACTCGGTGGTCAGCCAGCTATTGCGGAACCAATTTTGATTGGTATCACAAGAGCTGCGGTAAGCTCAGACTCTGTTATCAGTGCAGCATCTTTCCAAGATACGACAAAAGTTTTAACAGAAGCGAGTGTGAGCGCGAAAGTAGATCATCTAGAAGATCTCAAGGAAAATGTCATTATCGGTCGACTTATTCCAGTTGGAACCGGTCTATATAAAGATCGGAAGGTGAAAGTGGAAACAGCAAGCCAAGAGTAGCTTTTGGCTTACAAAAAGTTTAAATTAAGTTTATTATAATATTTGTTTGAATATAATTAGCCACTAATTTTGCGAGAAAGGAAGAGAAAGTGCCAACAATCAACCAATTGGTAAGAAAAGAGAGAAAAAAGGTGATTAAAAAATCAAAATCACCAGCTCTTGTAAAATGCCCACAAAGACGAGGTGTATGTACAAGAGTCTATACGACGACACCAAAGAAACCAAACTCTGCACTTCGAAAAGTTGCAAAGGTACGACTCACTTCAGGATACGAAGTGATCAGTTATATTCCAGGTGAAGGTCACAACCTGCAAGAACACTCTATCGTACTTGTACGAGGGGGTAGGGTAAAAGACTTGCCAGGTGTGAAGTATCATATTATTCGGGGTGCGCTTGATACTGCAGGTGTTGCAAACAGAAAGAAATCCCGATCGAAATATGGTACAAAAAAACCAAAATCGTAACCATAACAAATCGTAATATAGTGAGAAATTAAAGCAATTTAAGATCTCACTCATAGCCACAGGCGAGGCTTAGTCGTCTGAGTAAAAACTAATTTGAAGGAGCTAGAAGTGAGAAGAAGAAGAGCCCCTATACGGGAAGTAATGCCAGATCCGATTTACGGAAGCAAAGTTGTTACAAAATTTATCAATAAATTGATGTGGGATGGTAAAAAAAGTACTGCACAAAAGATTTTTTACAACGCTTTGAAGCTGATTGAAGAAAAAGACAAAGAAGCAAAAGGGATCGATATCTTTAACGAAGCGATCGAAAATGTAAAACCTTTACTTGAAGTAAAGAGTAGAAGAGTTGGTGGTGCAACTTACCAAGTACCGGTTGAAGTGAGACCTGTAAGACAGCAGTCTCTTGCAATCCGATGGATTGTAGATGCGGCACGAAACAGAAATGAAAGAACGATGGCTGAGCGATTGGCAAACGAGCTTCTTGATGCTGCAAACAAAAGAGGCGCAGCATACAAGAAAAAAGAAGATACATATAAAATGGCTGAAGCGAACAAAGCTTTCGCACATTACAGATGGTAAAATCGCGTCCATATTATCAATCTATCTTTTTTGGCGAAGATCTCTTCGCCTCTTCATATTCCCAAAAACCTCAATACATTATGCATAAAAAAGGATAAAAAATGGCAAGAAAAACACCTATTGAAAAGGTTCGTAACATAGGCATCGCTGCCCATATCGATGCCGGTAAGACCACAACGACAGAACGAATATTGTACTATACAGGAATCTCTCATAAAATCGGTGAGGTGCACGAAGGTGCAGCGACAATGGACTGGATGGACCAGGAAAAAGAACGTGGTATTACCATTACTTCAGCTGCAACCACATGTTTTTGGAAAGATCACCAAATCAATATCATCGATACTCCAGGACACGTTGACTTTACAATCGAAGTTGAACGAAGTATGCGGGTTCTAGATGGAGCTGTCGCAGTATTTTGTGCAGTTGGTGGAGTTCAGCCACAGTCTGAGACTGTTTGGAGACAGGCAAACAAATACCATGTACCAAGAATCGTTTTCGTAAACAAGATGGACCGAATCGGTGCAGATTTTTACAATGTTGAAAATCAAATTAGAGAAAGACTCAAAGCCAATCCTGTTCCTATCCAGATTCCAATCGGTGCTGAAGACAATTTCAGAGGCGTTGTAGACCTCGTTGAAATGAAAGGTATTGTCTGGGATGATGAGACAATGGGAGCAAAATATGAAGTGATCGATATCCCAGAAGAGCTCCGAGAAAAGGCTGAAGAGTATCGGGAAAAGCTCGTTGAAGCGGTAGCTGAAACAGATGAAGAACTTCTGGATAAATATCTTGGCGGTGAAGAGCTTACAACAGAAGAGATTAAAAAAGGTATCAAAAAAGGTACCCTTGATATGACTATCACGCCAATGCTTTGCGGAAGTGCGTTTAAAAACAAAGGGGTACAGACACTTCTTGATGCAGTTGTTGATTATCTTCCTGCTCCAACAGAGGTGAGCTGGATCAAAGGAATTGATCCGAAAACTGGAGAGGAAGTGAGCGTTGAGTCTACTGACAATGGTCCGTTTGCAGCTCTTGCATTTAAAATCATGACAGACCCGTTTGTTGGACAGCTCTCATTTATCCGTGTATACAGAGGTCAAATTGCAAGTGGAAGCTATGTACTCAACTCTACAAAAGAGAAAAAAGAGCGAGTTGGGCGACTTCTTAAAATGCATGCAAATAAAAGAGAAGAGATCAAAGAACTTCCAGCTGGTGAGATCGGTGCAGTTGTTGGTTTGAAATATACCCTTACTGGTGATACACTTTGTGACGAGAGTCATCCAGTGATCCTAGAGAAAATGGAATTTCCAGAACCAGTTATCAGTGTTGCAGTAGAGCCTAAAACAAAAGCAGACCAAGAGAAAATGGCTACAGCTTTGGCGAAACTCGCGGAAGAGGATCCAAGCTTTAGAGTTCATACCGATGAAGAGACTGGTCAGACAATTATCTCTGGTATGGGTGAATTGCACCTTGAAATCATCGTTGATCGAATGAAACGAGAATTCAAAGTAGATGCAGAAGTTGGTCAGCCACAAGTTGCATACAGAGAGACTATCAAAGCTCCTGTCGATCAAGAGTACAAATACGCAAAACAGTCCGGTGGTCGTGGTCAGTACGGACACGTATTTATCAAACTTGAACCACAAGAGCCAGGTAAAGGATATGAGTTTGTCAACAACATCACAGGTGGTGTTATTCCAAAAGAGTATATTCCAGCAGTTGACAAAGGTATCCAAGAAGCGATGCAAAACGGTGTACTAGCTGGATATCCTGTTGTTGATATAAAAGCGACACTTTATGATGGAAGCTACCATGATGTTGACTCCAGTGAGATGGCGTTTAAAATCGCTGGTTCTATGGCATTTAAAGAGGCAGCAAAAAAAGCAAATCCAATCTTGCTTGAGCCAA
The Nitratiruptor sp. SB155-2 genome window above contains:
- the rpsG gene encoding 30S ribosomal protein S7, yielding MRRRRAPIREVMPDPIYGSKVVTKFINKLMWDGKKSTAQKIFYNALKLIEEKDKEAKGIDIFNEAIENVKPLLEVKSRRVGGATYQVPVEVRPVRQQSLAIRWIVDAARNRNERTMAERLANELLDAANKRGAAYKKKEDTYKMAEANKAFAHYRW
- the fusA gene encoding elongation factor G, yielding MARKTPIEKVRNIGIAAHIDAGKTTTTERILYYTGISHKIGEVHEGAATMDWMDQEKERGITITSAATTCFWKDHQINIIDTPGHVDFTIEVERSMRVLDGAVAVFCAVGGVQPQSETVWRQANKYHVPRIVFVNKMDRIGADFYNVENQIRERLKANPVPIQIPIGAEDNFRGVVDLVEMKGIVWDDETMGAKYEVIDIPEELREKAEEYREKLVEAVAETDEELLDKYLGGEELTTEEIKKGIKKGTLDMTITPMLCGSAFKNKGVQTLLDAVVDYLPAPTEVSWIKGIDPKTGEEVSVESTDNGPFAALAFKIMTDPFVGQLSFIRVYRGQIASGSYVLNSTKEKKERVGRLLKMHANKREEIKELPAGEIGAVVGLKYTLTGDTLCDESHPVILEKMEFPEPVISVAVEPKTKADQEKMATALAKLAEEDPSFRVHTDEETGQTIISGMGELHLEIIVDRMKREFKVDAEVGQPQVAYRETIKAPVDQEYKYAKQSGGRGQYGHVFIKLEPQEPGKGYEFVNNITGGVIPKEYIPAVDKGIQEAMQNGVLAGYPVVDIKATLYDGSYHDVDSSEMAFKIAGSMAFKEAAKKANPILLEPIMKVEVEVPEEYMGDVIGDINRRRGQVQSMEDRAGNKIVTAMVPLAEMFGYSTDLRSFTQGRGTYSMEFDHYEEVPKNVADEIIKKRNG
- the rpoC gene encoding DNA-directed RNA polymerase subunit beta' codes for the protein MKKLVPIEIGEEKRPKDIKAIQFRLASPEKILSWSHGEVKKPETINYRTLKPERDGLFCAKIFGPIKDYECLCGKYKKMRYKGVVCEKCGVEVTTSKVRRSRMGHIELVTPVAHIWYVNSLPSRIGTLLGVKMKDLERVLYYEAYIVKNPGEAYYDFEKKNPVKKYDVLNEEQYQQLVQHFGDTGFDARMGGEVVKELLEEFDLVEAFEQLREEMKNTNSEAKRKTIVKRLKVIESFLNSGNRPEWMMLTVVPVLPPDLRPLVALDGGKFAVSDVNDLYRRVINRNQRLKRLLELDAPEIIVRNEKRMLQEAVDALIDNGRRGNAVKGANKRPLKSLSEIIKGKQGRFRQNLLGKRVDFSGRSVIVVGPNLRMDQCGLPKLMALELFKPHLLAKLEEKGYATTLKQAKKMIEDRENVVWECLQEIVDEYPVLLNRAPTLHKLSIQAFHPVLIDGKAIQLHPLVCSAFNADFDGDQMAVHVPLTEEAIAECKILMLSSMNILLPASGRAIAVPTQDMVLGIYYLSKEKEDAKGTHKLFADINEVMTALESDYLDLNAKIRTKIDNQVIYTTAGRLIIKSILPDFVPVNLWNKVLKKKDIANLVDYVFKEGGPKITAEFLDNLKELGFKYSTVTGISISAYDIKVPDSKKRLIEEAKRKVKEIQQQFQAGLLTEQERYNKIIDIWTDTSNEVAKEMMELMKNDKDGFNSVYMMADSGARGSSAQIRQLAGMRGLMAKPDGTIIETPIISNFKEGLNVLEYFISTHGARKGLADTALKTANAGYLTRKLVDVAQNVKITMDDCGTHEGVEITDISVGNELIEPLEDRIFGRVLAQDIMDPITNEILFSEGTLLDEEKTRKIIEAGIKSVTIRTPITCKAEKGVCAKCYGLNMAEGKLVKPGEAVGIIAAQSIGEPGTQLTLRTFHVGGTASRSAEERQVVATKEGFIRYYNLKTYETEDGKIIVANRRNAAVLLVEPKIKALFNGEIEVKPIHDEVLITLSNGEEKVRYSFKKSDFARPNELAGVSGKIEGKLYLPYESGTKVEAGESIVEIIKEGWNIPNRIPYAAILKVKDGAPVTQKIVSGAKGVVKYYKLKGDYLERFEGVKEGEKIEEKGLFAVIADEEGREAARHYIARGSIIEVADDQSVDKDTVIAMPAKSDKTVIAEWDPYSIPIIAEKEGVITFEDIIPGVTAVEQVDEFTGETRLTINEYIPAEYKPAIVLAPKDGSEIIRYVLDPKTAIYVQNGQEVKLAQTLAKTPKAAAKSKDITGGLPRVSELFEARRPKDPAVVAEIDGVVSFGKPSRGKQRIIITADTGQTVEYLIDKNRQILVHNGEFVHAGERLTDGTVSGHDILRTLGEKALMYYMVSEIQQVYRRQGVNISDKHIEIIVSQMLRQVKIVDSGDTKFIPGDLVSKKEFRKENEKILRLGGQPAIAEPILIGITRAAVSSDSVISAASFQDTTKVLTEASVSAKVDHLEDLKENVIIGRLIPVGTGLYKDRKVKVETASQE
- the rpsL gene encoding 30S ribosomal protein S12: MPTINQLVRKERKKVIKKSKSPALVKCPQRRGVCTRVYTTTPKKPNSALRKVAKVRLTSGYEVISYIPGEGHNLQEHSIVLVRGGRVKDLPGVKYHIIRGALDTAGVANRKKSRSKYGTKKPKS